From a single Candoia aspera isolate rCanAsp1 chromosome 2, rCanAsp1.hap2, whole genome shotgun sequence genomic region:
- the LOC134489748 gene encoding cytochrome P450 2C4-like: MELTWAGALLLLCILFTLFSSFQIYKKKGQLPPGPTPWPFLGNVLQRDVLPLYKYYKKLTAKYGPIFTVWMGSKPMVALCGYEVVKDALIDHAEEFGGRSETAAHRRIFHNKGLTTTDENKWRELRRFTLSTLRDFGMGKKRMSERVQEEALCLAEQMATTKGQPFDPRRGFASAVSNVICAVVFGNRFDSKDQTFIENQQIVESQIRWFGGFPGLVYNTFPNIMEYVPGQHTKSFADAEKLSDYIREKVEFHRKTLDPQNPRDYIDCFLIRQEKNLSEVVYTPEDLVMAVFELFIAGTISTSHTLLCSLLVMAKLPHIQAKVQQEIDEVVGANRTPGMEDRLRMPFTNAVVHEVQRYQKGSLENFPRATTCDTKFHGYNIPKNTAVVPMLSSVHFDPLHWETPEKFNPDHFLDEKGQFRKRDAFMPFSAGKRACPGEALARMELFLFFSTLLQKFTFHMAGGSKDTDLMSLQMNFITKNQYPLIRAVKRSVDTCVQLLP; the protein is encoded by the exons ATGGAGCTGACATGGGCAGGAGCTCTGCTTCTTCTCTGTATACTTTTCACCCTTTTCTCATCCTTCCAAATATACAAGAAAAAAGGGCAGCTGCCCCCAGGACCCACCCCATGGCCTTTTCTGGGGAACGTCTTGCAGCGAGATGTGCTACCTTTGTACAAATACTATAAAAAG CTTACTGCAAAGTATGGACCTATATTTACTGTCTGGATGGGATCAAAACCAATGGTTGCACTTTGTGGATATGAGGTGGTAAAAGATGCTTTGATAGATCATGCGGAGGAATTTGGTGGGCGAAGTGAAACAGCTGCACATAGGCGAATATTCCACAATAAAG GTCTGACCACCACAGATGAGAATAAATGGAGGGAGCTGCGACGGTTCACACTGTCCACTTTGCGAGATTTTgggatgggaaagaaaagaatgtcTGAAAGGGTCCAGGAGGAAGCCCTTTGCCTGGCAGAGCAAATGGCTACCACAAAAG gGCAGCCTTTTGACCCAAGAAGGGGATTTGCAAGTGCTGTTTCTAATGTGATCTGCGCAGTCGTCTTTGGCAATCGATTTGATTCCAAAGATCAAACCTTCATAGAGAACCAGCAGATAGTGGAGTCTCAAATAAGATGGTTTGGTGGTTTCCCAGGACTG GTGTACAATACTTTTCCAAATATAATGGAGTACGTCCCTGGGCAACACACCAAGAGTTTTGCTGATGCTGAAAAACTCTCTGATTATATCCGTGAGAAGGTGGAGTTCCACAGGAAGACGCTGGATCCCCAGAACCCCCGTGACTATATTGATTGCTTCCTCATTAGACAGGAGAAG AACTTATCTGAGGTTGTCTATACTCCTGAAGATCTTGTGATGGCTGTGTTTGAACTCTTCATTGCTGGGACAATAAGCACCAGCCACACCTTGCTCTGCAGCCTCCTAGTGATGGCCAAATTGCCACACATTCAAG CCAAGGTGCAACAGGAGATCGATGAGGTGGTGGGTGCAAACCGCACTCCAGGCATGGAGGACCGGTTGAGGATGCCTTTCACAAATGCTGTTGTCCACGAGGTCCAACGGTATCAGAAAGGGAGCCTTGAGAACTTTCCACGGGCAACAACCTGTGACACAAAATTCCATGGATACAACATTCCCAAG AACACGGCTGTTGTGCCAATGCTCTCCTCTGTACATTTTGATCCTCTCCATTGGGAGACTCCAGAGAAGTTCAACCCAGATCATTTTTTGGATGAAAAGGGCCAGTTCAGGAAGAGAGACGCTTTCATGCCATTCTCAGCAG GGAAGCGGGCCTGTCCAGGGGAGGCCCTGGCTCGGATGGAGCTCTTCCTGTTCTTCAGCACTCTGCTCCAGAAGTTCACCTTCCATATGGCTGGGGGCAGCAAAGACACAGATTTAATGTCTTTGCAAATGAACTTCATAACTAAGAATCAATACCCCCTTATACGAGCTGTTAAACGTTCAGTGGACACTTGTGTTCAATTGTTGCCTTAA